A portion of the Bactrocera neohumeralis isolate Rockhampton chromosome 2, APGP_CSIRO_Bneo_wtdbg2-racon-allhic-juicebox.fasta_v2, whole genome shotgun sequence genome contains these proteins:
- the LOC126768018 gene encoding putative odorant receptor 85d, with the protein MIEFGAFMSTANFWYSFNGIVAYDDIYRQPGDAPKQKSFAARFTTVLRQIYSLIGLVNLIWVLIIEASFVVVNFIENSDFLQAARNFTFMGFVIVSILKLLSNLRQRSRISILMRKLYEIYPKQSKDQPPYELQSHLSHYRRIAFMHAFTHAFTVGTYNCLPMINYLFLAPLLQHTDVVRELPFFCWVPFEWRDNWLYYPLYVSEVFASLTGLGGYLASDLLFCAATVQLIMHFRKLARDIEAYQAGCSCATADVMAQQSQRDLDFLSAVVNYHSHTLALCQTINEIFGLPVLINFISTSFVICFLAFQFSIGVPLDSMVALASYMICCLVQFYMICSYGQELITASENIGHVVYNHNWLVADIRYKKMLIMIIRRAQKPAMLKATTFVNISMGTLTDLLQLSYKFFALIRTMYAR; encoded by the exons ATGATCGAATTCGGCGCCTTCATGAGTACAGCCAATTTCTGGTATAGCTTCAATGGCATTGTGGCCTACGATGATATCTACCGACAACCAGGCGATGCGCCAAAGCAAAAGAGTTTTGCTGCTCGATTTACAACAGTACTGCGTCAAATATACAGCCTCATTGGGCTGGTCAACTTGATTTGGGTGCTCATCATAGAGGCTTCTTTCGTTGTTGTCAACTTTATAGAGAACTCCGATTTCTTACAAGCTGCGCGAAATTTCACCTTCATGGGTTTCGTTATTGTGTCAATTCTAAAGTTGTTAAGTAATCTGCGGCAGCGCTCACGAATCAGCATACTCATGCGGAAGCTCTACGAAATCTATCCCAAGCAGTCGAAAGATCAGCCGCCATACGAACTACAAAGCCATCTGTCGCACTACAGACGTATTGCTTTCATGCATGCCTTTACGCATGCCTTCACTGTTGGCACCTACAATTGCCTGCCGATGATCAACTACTTATTTTTGGCGCCTTTGCTGCAGCATACAGACGTAGTGCGCGAACTGCCGTTCTTTTGTTGGGTACCCTTTGAGTGGCGCGACAATTGGCTCTATTATCCGCTTTATGTGTCGGAGGTCTTTGCCAGCCTTACAGGCTTGGGTGGTTATTTGGCTAGTGATTTGTTATTCTGCGCAGCAACTGTACAACTAATAATGCATTTCCGGAAATTGGCGCGCGACATTGAAGCATATCAGGCGGGCTGCTCGTGTGCCACAGCGGATGTGATGGCGCAGCAGTCACAACGCGATTTGGACTTTCTCAGTGCTGTCGTTAATTATCATAGTCATACATTGGC CCTCTGCCAAACAATCAATGAAATATTTGGTCTGCCAGTGCTCATCAATTTCATCTCGACCTCTTTCGTTATATGTTTTCTGGCCTTTCAATTTAGCATTGGCGTGCCCTTGGATTCAATGGTCGCGTTGGCTTCCTATATGATTTGCTGTTTGGTTCAATTTTATATGATTTGTAGTTATGGTCAGGAGCTGATAACAGCG AGTGAAAATATTGGTCATGTCGTTTACAACCACAACTGGCTCGTCGCCGACATTCGTTACAAGAAAATGTTGATTATGATCATACGACGCGCTCAGAAACCAGCTATGCTCAAAGCTACTACCTTTGTAAATATCTCAATGGGTACCTTAACTGAT TTACTTCAATTATCATACAAATTCTTCGCATTAATTCGTACCATGTATGCACGATAA